GGTTATTTGGTTGAAAAAACCCAATTAAAATAAGTATAATTAGATTTTTAAAAGATTAACCTTGGTTTTTGGATATCACAGAAAGAAGGAATGAACGCCAAGAATTAAATTTTTCAGCTATTTCGTCCCTCTTGTCATTAGGGTTAAATTCTTTGCCTCCAGCACTGACCGTTAATTTCCGTTCATCGATACCGTAATAGCCGATCATAGACATCATTGCTATGCCTTTCATGGTGGCATCAACATTCCTTTCGCGTATTATCTTCATATCAAGCAAATTAGCAAGCATCTCTGCTATTAAGTCACTTTTCGATAGGCCGCCATCAATGTGCAGCGGTTCTAATAGTTTAATATGTTTCCTCATTTCTTCAATGATCACCGTACTAAGAAACGCCTGCGCCTCTAGAAAAGACCTTATTACTTCATATATATCCGTTGATTCTGATAGCCCAGAAATGTATCCCCTTATGTCGCTAGAATAAAATGGCGACCCTAAGCCTGATAATGCTGGCACTGATAAAACATGACTCCTTTCGATTTGTTCCGCTCTCAATATGGATCTTGGCACGCTCTTAAGCCCAGCGAGGGAAACTAGCCAATCTATTGAGGAACCAGAAGAAAGGATTGTTCCTTCTAGAGCGTATGTCCTCTTGCCCTTGTATGTGTAAAATAGCGTCTCCAATAGACGATCCGATTTTACTCTAACTCCCGTGTTTTCCAAAATAAATGCACCAGTTCCATAACTTGCTTTGGCTTGACCTGGATAAAGGCAGCCATTCCCAAAAAGCGAAGCTTGCTGGTCGCCAGCAACAGATAATATTGGAACTTCACGTGTAGTTGAACCGTAGGTCAATTTCACTTTTCCATATGAATCTGACTCAATTGTCCGTTTTACCTCCGGCAGGATTTCTTCACTTATACCTACAATTTCGAGAAGATCGCTATCCCATTCCAATGAATCTATATTGAAAAGCATAGTTCTAGACGCGTTGGAATGATCCGTTAAAGGTTTAATCGAACTCGAATTAAGATTTTTGACCAACCATGAATCCAGTGTTGTAATAACGTAGTTTTTATGGTTAGAGCTCCGTTTAATATTTTCGACCAACCACTTTATTTTTGTGGCGGAAAAGTAGGGATCGCTTATTAAGCCTGTCTTATCCTTTATCACTTGACCATAACGCTCTTTCAGATCAAGAGATAACTGGGCTCCTCTTTTGTCCTTCCAGCTTATTAGTTTAGTGATCGGCCTTCCATCAATAGGTTCCCAGGCCAAGACGCTTTCCCTCTGGTTTGTAATACCGATTGCCTTTGGTTCCCCGTAT
This genomic stretch from Thermoplasma volcanium GSS1 harbors:
- a CDS encoding FGGY family carbohydrate kinase: MARRPIDSDDIFLALDAGTTDVKAGAYDRSMNLIASCKRRIGVYYGQGGVVEQDPHEILEAAKYCLNSILRRIPKRYGEPKAIGITNQRESVLAWEPIDGRPITKLISWKDKRGAQLSLDLKERYGQVIKDKTGLISDPYFSATKIKWLVENIKRSSNHKNYVITTLDSWLVKNLNSSSIKPLTDHSNASRTMLFNIDSLEWDSDLLEIVGISEEILPEVKRTIESDSYGKVKLTYGSTTREVPILSVAGDQQASLFGNGCLYPGQAKASYGTGAFILENTGVRVKSDRLLETLFYTYKGKRTYALEGTILSSGSSIDWLVSLAGLKSVPRSILRAEQIERSHVLSVPALSGLGSPFYSSDIRGYISGLSESTDIYEVIRSFLEAQAFLSTVIIEEMRKHIKLLEPLHIDGGLSKSDLIAEMLANLLDMKIIRERNVDATMKGIAMMSMIGYYGIDERKLTVSAGGKEFNPNDKRDEIAEKFNSWRSFLLSVISKNQG